A genomic stretch from Bacteroidia bacterium includes:
- a CDS encoding T9SS type A sorting domain-containing protein, translating to MNTRYLFALLILIVLTKCITAQVFTNYTVATSGLPDDFVNGGVAIDQNNNKWFGTGSGVAKFDDVNWTVYTTADGLIDNFTTCIAVDINNNVWVGTNSGLSKFNGSTWTNYTTADGLPIDAINDIKGDSNGNVWLATYAGLSKFNGTTFTNYTIADGLSVDLITNVTTDASNNVWMGTLGAGISKFNGTSFTNFGPSSNIVDTNVTAIAVDHNGNKWAGTFFGASVFNNSDVWATNYTTLDGLYGNYVRDIKEDSHGNIWFGIFVDYLFDGAITKFDGTNWVSYAMPQGLVDYQVKRLAIDQQDNVWVATGLGVSKLQVVTGIQNVYSNDSFCVYPSPANEVVNISFNDNIVLSKQKIEIYNSLGQKMQEFVPERMNVSISMEKYTNGLYFVKSGSNSTKITVKK from the coding sequence ATGAATACTAGGTATCTTTTTGCTTTGTTAATTCTGATAGTATTAACAAAGTGTATAACAGCTCAGGTCTTTACAAACTATACTGTTGCAACAAGCGGATTACCAGATGATTTTGTGAATGGTGGAGTAGCTATTGACCAGAATAATAACAAATGGTTTGGTACAGGCTCAGGAGTTGCAAAATTCGATGATGTAAATTGGACTGTTTATACAACAGCTGATGGACTAATTGATAATTTTACTACCTGTATTGCAGTTGATATAAATAATAATGTTTGGGTTGGAACAAATTCAGGGTTAAGTAAATTTAATGGAAGTACTTGGACAAATTATACAACTGCTGATGGATTACCAATTGATGCAATAAATGATATTAAAGGAGATTCAAATGGTAATGTATGGTTGGCAACTTATGCCGGACTTTCAAAATTTAATGGTACTACGTTTACAAATTATACAATAGCTGATGGTTTGTCGGTTGATTTAATAACAAATGTTACAACAGATGCATCTAATAATGTTTGGATGGGTACTTTAGGCGCAGGTATTTCAAAATTCAACGGAACTTCATTTACAAATTTTGGACCCTCATCAAATATTGTTGATACAAATGTTACAGCGATTGCAGTTGACCATAATGGGAATAAATGGGCCGGAACATTTTTTGGTGCCTCGGTTTTTAATAATAGCGATGTTTGGGCTACAAATTATACAACTCTTGATGGTCTATATGGTAATTATGTGCGAGACATAAAAGAAGATTCGCATGGAAACATTTGGTTTGGAATTTTTGTTGATTATCTATTTGATGGTGCAATAACAAAATTCGATGGTACAAACTGGGTTTCGTATGCTATGCCACAAGGGTTAGTTGATTATCAGGTTAAACGTCTGGCAATCGATCAACAGGATAATGTGTGGGTTGCAACTGGATTAGGAGTTTCAAAATTACAAGTTGTTACAGGAATACAGAACGTTTATAGTAATGATTCATTTTGCGTTTATCCAAGCCCTGCAAACGAAGTTGTAAATATTTCTTTTAATGATAATATAGTATTGTCAAAACAGAAAATTGAAATATATAATTCTTTAGGTCAAAAGATGCAAGAATTTGTTCCGGAAAGAATGAATGTTTCAATTTCTATGGAGAAATACACTAATGGATTGTATTTTGTTAAATCTGGATCGAATTCAACAAAAATTACAGTAAAGAAATAG